TGGCGACAAGCTGCTCACCGCCCCCAACGCGGGCGACGACACCGATGCGGCGCTGTTTGCGAAGCTGGGCCTGACAGCGCTGGCGCAGGACGAACCGATGCGGGCCGCTGCCTGCCAGACGGCGGATACGGCCGTCGAGGATGCGCCGGAGAAGGGGATCGTCGCCGCCCGTACGGGATAGAGCTTGTCGGGATATCGCCGCCGATCTCGAACAGGCACTGGCACAGATTCAAGCGCACTGGAAAACGGAAAAATGTTCAAGAAGATCCTTATCGCCAACCGTGGGGAAATCGCCTGCCGCGTGATCAAGACCGCGCGGCGGATGGGTATCGCCACGGTGGCGGTCTATTCCGATGCCGATGCCCGGGCGCCTTTCGTGCGCATGGCGGACGAGGCGGTGCATATCGGCCCCGCTGCCGCCTCGGAAAGCTATTTGCAGGCCGAGAAGATCATCGCCGCCGCCCGCCAGACTGGCGCCGAAGCCGTCCACCCCGGCTATGGCTTCCTCTCGGAACGCGCGAGCTTCGTCGAGGCGCTGGACAAGGAGGGCATCGTCTTCATCGGCCCGCCAGCGAACGCGATTGCGGCGATGGGCGACAAGATCCAGTCCAAGAAGATCGCCCGCGAGGCGGGAGTTAATGTCGTGCCTGGCTTCGTCGGCGAAATCCGCGATACCGATCATGCGGTCGAGATCAGCAACGAGATCGGCTACCCGGTGATGATGAAGGCCAGCGCCGGCGGCGGCGGTAAGGGCATGCGGCTCGCCTATAGCGAGAAGGACGTTCGCGAAGGGTTCGAGGCGACCAAACGCGAAGGCCTCAATTCCTTCGGCGACGACCGCGTCTTCATCGAAAAGTTCATCGAGGATCCGCGCCACATCGAAATCCAGATCCTCGGCGACAAGCACGGCAACATCATCTACCTGAACGAACGCGAATGCAGTATCCAGCGCCGCCATCAGAAGGTGGTGGAGGAAGCGCCGTCGCCCTTCGTGACGCCGAAGATGCGCAAGGCCATGGGCGAACAATGCGTCGCCTTGTCCAAAGCGGTCGGCTATTACAGCGCGGGCACGGTCGAACTGATCGTGAGCGGTGCCGACACGACCGGCGAGAGCTTCTACTTCCTCGAAATGAACACCCGGCTGCAGGTTGAACATCCGGTGACCGAGGCGATCACCGGTGTTGATCTGGTCGAACAGATGATCCGCGTCGCAGCCGGCGAGAAGCTCACGATGGCGCAGGAAGACGTGAAGATCGATGGCTGGGCGATCGAGAACCGCGTCTATGCCGAAGATCCCTATCGCGGGTTCCTGCCCTCCACCGGCCGTCTCGTGCACTATCGGCCACCGGTCGAGCCCTGGGCCGACGACGGCGCGGAGAACGGCCGCCGCGGCGTCGACGGTGTTCGCGTCGACGACGGTGTGTTCGAAGGCGGCGAAGTCTCGATGTTTTACGACCCGATGATCGCCAAGCTGATAACCTGGGGTGAAACGCGCGACGATGCGGCCGACCTCCAGGTCGCGGCGCTCGACGCCTTCCGCATCGAGGGGCTGGGACACAATGTCGATTTCCTCAGCGCGATCATGCAGCATCCGCGTTTCCGTTCGGGCGAACTGACGACCGGTTTCATTGCGGAAGAGTATCCCGAGGGCTTCGCCGGTGCGCCAGCTTCGGACGAACTGAAGCGCGTGCTCGCGGCGGTCGGCGGCGTGATCGCCACTGCCGATGCCGATCGCGCGCGGCGGATCGACCAGCAGCTCGATCGCGAATTCTACGCCCCGGGCGACTGGACAGTCCGCATCGGCGAGCGGGAGGAAAACGCGAACACTTACGAAGTGCGCCTGGCGGAGGACGCGATCACCGTCGATGGCGAACCGGTTGCGCTGGAGATGGAATATACCCCCGGCGAAACGATGGTGGAGGTGGTACATGGCGGCACCGACGGGGACACGGGAACGGCACTGACGCTTCAGCTCAAACCCACACGCACCGGCTATGCGATCACCACCCGCGGTGCCACGCACAGCTTGCGCATCCTCCAGAGCCGGATTGCACATCTCGCGGAGCACATGATCGAGAAGGAGCCGCCCGATCTTTCGAAAATGCTGATCTGCCCGATGCCAGGCCTGCTCGTGAAACTGCACGTGAGCGAAGGGGAGGAAGTCCAGCCGGGCCAGCCGCTCGCCACGGTCGAGGCGATGAAGATGGAAAACATCCTGCGCGCCGAGAAGGCCGGCACGATCGGCAAGATCAATGCCGCGCAGGGCGACAGCCTCGCGGTCGACGAGGTGATCCTGGAGCTGGAATAGTGCACCTCAACCATTCCCCCGATACCCCGGCCGCGGACGAGACGGACTTCGAGACTTTCCTGAAGGCGGATATCCGCGTCGGGACCATCGTTTCGGCCGAACCCTTTCCCGAAGCGCGCAAGCCCAGTTATCGCCTGTGGATCGATTTCGGGCCTGCGATCGGTGAGAAGAAGAGCTCGGCGCAGATCGTGGCGAACTATTCGCTCGAGGACCTGCCCGGACGTCAGGTCGCGGCCGTGGTCAACTTCCCGCCCCGCCAGATCGGGCCGATGATGTCCGAAGTCCTGACCCTCGGTTTTGCGGACGAGAACGGCGACGTCGTGCTGTTCCGGCCGGACAAGCCGGTGCCCAACGGGTCGCGCCTGTTCTGATGCCCTCGCGCATCTGGACCGTCGGCTACGAACAGATCACCCAGTCCGCCCTGGTCGAATGTCTCGTGAACGCTGCGGTGGAGGTCCTTGCGGACGTCCGCTACCTCCCGCTGTCGCGGCGGCCGGGCTTCTCGAAGAACAGCCTGCGGGCTGCGGTGGAAGAAGCCGGGATCGGCTATCGTCACTTTCGCCATCTCGGCACCCCGACGGAGGGGCGCGCCGCCGCCCGGCGGGGCGATCTCGCGGAGCTGGACCGGATCTATTCCGGGCAGCTCGAACTGCCCGAAGCGCTGGCTCAGATGGCCGAACTGCGCACACTGGCCGAAACGGGCCGGGTGGCTCTGCTATGCTACGAACGGAAAGCGGCGGAATGCCATCGCAGCCTGCTGGTCTCCGCCCTGTTCGACGGCTTCGAACGCGTCGATCTCCTGCCCGAACTAGTGCGCGGGTAGCTGTTCGTCGAGGAAGGCGGCGACATCGGCCAGTGCAACGTCCCTTGCGACGAAGGCCGATCCGATGCCGTTCAGAAGGATGAAGGGCAAGGTGCCGGCGTCCATCTTCTTGTCGTGCAGCATGTGCTCCGCAAGTCGCCGGCCGTCGCAATCGAGCCCGAGCGCCGCGATTTCGCTTGGAAGCCCGGCCGTTTCGACCGCCTGTGCCACGCGGGTTGCATCGTCTGTGGAAATCAGATCGAGCCTGGCGGAGTATCGCGCCGCGAGAACCATGCCGAGCGCAACCGCCTCGCCATGGAGCAGGCGATCGGAAAATCCCGTCTCGGCCTCGAGAGCATGTCCGAAAGTATGCCCGAGATTGAGCAGCGCGCGCAGATCGGCGGTTTCGCGCTCGTCCTCCGCCACGATGCGGGCCTTGGCGGCGACGCTGGTGGCCACCGCATGTTCCAGCGCGTCGCTTTCGCGCGCTAGCACTGCCGCGCCGTTTTCCACCAGCCAGTCGAAGAATGTCCGATCGCCGAGAACCCCGTATTTCAACACTTCGGCATAACCCGCACGCATCTGCCGATCGGGAAGGGTGGTGAGCGCCGAGAGGTCGGCCAGCACCAGCGAAGGCTGATGAAAGGCCCCGATCAGGTTTTTCCCCGCTCCGGCGTTGATAGCGGTCTTTCCCCCGACCGAACTGTCGACCTGGGCGAGCAGCGAAGTCGGCAGTTGGATAAACCGGCAGCCGCGTTTGAGGATGGCAGCGGCGAACCCGACCAGATCGCCGATCACGCCGCCACCCAGCGCGACGACGTGATCGCCGCGTTCCACCTGCCCGGCCAGAAGCCAGTCGGTGACCTGTTCGAGACCGGCCCAGCTCTTTGTCGATTCGCCGGGATCGAGCACGAGCCAGCGGGTGGCAATTCCCGCCTGATCGAAAGACCGTTCCACGATCTTTCGCCAGTCCCCGGCCACGTTCGTGTCGGTGACGATGGAGACGCTGTTCTTCCGCAACAGCGGAAGGCAATGCTGCCCCGCCTCGGCCAGCAGGTTGGGCGCAATGCGCACCTTATAGGATCGCCCGCCCAGTTCCACAGGCACTACAGCCATCGATCGATTGCTCCGATTATCGCCATCGCCGTATCGACGTGCGGGCGGTTTTCGCCGGTAATGCGAATGGGTGCCAGGGCGTAGAACGGTTCGCGTTCGCGGCGCAGGCGGGTGAGAATCTCGTGCGGATCGCCATCGCGCAACAGCGGGCGGACGTCGCGCCGCGCGGTCCGTTCGACAAGGGTGTCGACATCGCAGTCTATCCAGATGGGGATAGCCCGATCGAGCAGCAGGGTCCGCGTTTCCTCTTTCACGAACGCGCCGCCTCCGGTTGCGATGACGCCGTGCCCCTCTTCGATCAGCCGTGCGATCACACGCCGTTCGCCGTCGCGGAAATAGGCTTCGCCGAACTGTTCGAAAATATCCGCGACGGTCATCTGTGCGGCTTCTTCGATCGCCTCGTCCGCATCGACGAAGTCCTTCCCCAGCAGAGCTGCCAGTTTTCGGCCGACCGTCGACTTGCCGACCCCCATCAGCCCGACGAGCGCAATCGGCCGATCGATCCGGTGCGCTATTCGGGCGATCTCTGCATCGCTGAGCTTTTCGTCCGCCTGGGTCATTGCCGCTTCGCCTATAGATGGGCTAGATGCCGCGCAACCGTGCAGCATATGCAAGAAAGGGTCTGCTGGCTTGGCGATGACGGGTAGGCGTGCCGTAGGGGCGTTGGTGGTGCTGGTTGCCGCCCTGTTGCTCTATGCCTGGATCGACGGTGGGGAGGAGCCGCTGCGGCCGATCGCAGAGCCGGTTCCGGTGCCCGAGGGCATTCGATGAAGACGCTGCTTGCAACAGGCGCCGCCGCGCTGGCGCTCACATCCACTCTCGTGCTGGCGCAAGGGGCGCCCGAATCGTTGCTGCCGCCCGGATTCGACGATCCGCCGCCGGCCGAGCCGACCGCGACGCCTGCACCGCCGGCCCCGGCACCCGCCGCACCGGCAGAGGGCTCCACGCCTCCTTCCGACAGCACCGGCACACCGGTGATCCAGCCTTTGCCTGAACGATCGGCCGAACCGCAGCCGGCGATAGACCTGCCCGACGATCTGCCTTCGCTCGAGGAGCTGGAGGCGATGAATACCGACGAGCTGGACGAGCTTCTGGGGCTCAAGCCGCGTTACGACATTCCGCCTGCAGCGCGCCGGTCGCTGTCCGAAGTGGGGATCGTCGGTCCTGCCGAAGGGGGTTTCGCCACGGCTTCGCTGGAAGCACAGCCGGCCTCTCTCGTGCGGGCGATAATCGCCGGGATGCGCGGCCCCCTGGTGTCGCGCTGGGGCCATATTCTGGTACGCCGCACCCTCGCGAGCCGGCTGACCGCGCCGGACGGCATGGACCCGGTGGACTTCGCCGCCTTGCGCGCGGCGGCTCTCAACGCGATGGGGGAATACACGGCCGCCCGCGGCATTGCGCAGGACGTCGATACCAGCAACTGGCACCGTCCGCTAACCGATGCCGCGCTCGAAGCCTATGTGGCAACCGGCGACATCGTCGGTGCTTGTCCGGCCGTCCAGCTTCAGGGAAGCGATCGCGACGATGGCCGGTGGCAGCTGTGGCAGTCGATTTGCGCCGCCTATGCCGGCCAGGGAGTGCGCGCGGCGACCGAGCTGCGCCGGGCTCTTTCGCGCGGAACCGCGCCGGCGATCGACGTTCTCCTGGCACAGCGCTTTGCCGGCGCGGCCGGGTCGGGCCGGCAGGCGGTGAACCTCGAATGGGACGAAGTCGACGAGATGACGCCGTGGCGTTACGCCCTGGCCAATGCCGTCGGCGCCGAAATCCCCGAGCGATTGCTTGCCGATCTGCCGCCCTATTACAGCAGGGCGGCGGCGATCGCGCCGACGCTTGCGCCCGCCGACAGGCTCCCCGGCGCGCATCGTGCCGCGGGCGAGGGCATTCTGTCGGCTTCTGCCATGGTCAGCCTCTACAGCGAGGTTCTGAACAGCGCCGAGGACGGCGATGGCGCGGAAGCGGCCGCTCGCCTGCGCATGGCCTACACCGGCGACACCCCGGCCGCGCGGCTTGCGGCGATGCGCGCCATCTGGGGCGGAGGCGGGGCGGAATACAGCCGGCTCGTGCTTACCGCATATGCATCGGCGCGAATGCCCGCGAGCGAGGAGTTTCGCGACGAGGCGCCGACCTTGATCGCCTCGATGCTGTCGGCCGGGCTCGATCGCGACGCGATGGAATGGTCGCAGGTCGTGGAGCAGGGCGGCCTCGGCTGGGCTTTGCTGGCGCTGGCTCGGCCCGAGGGCGGAGGCAACATCGCCGGCGGACAGCTCGATGCTTTCGTGGACGAAGACGACAGCGACAGTCGGCGCAAGTCGCAATTCCTTGTCGCGGCGCTTGCGGGTCTCGGCCGGATCGATGACTCGACCGCCCGCTCCTATAGCGACCGGCTGGCGATGGAACTGTTGCGGGACAGCAAGTGGACGCGGACGATCGAACGGGCCGCTGCGGTCGACAATGCCGCCCTGGTGGCCCTGCTGGCCGGTCTCGGCATGCAGGGCGATGCCTGGGACAAGATGACGGCGCGCCATCTCTATCATATCGTGTCGGCATTGAATCGTGTCGGCCTTTCGGCCGAAGCGCGGATGATCGCGGCGGAGGCGGTGGCGCGCGCGTGATGGCCGCCCCGGTCGAGGATTTCCTCGCCATGCTCGCCGCCGAACGGGGCGCGGCGAGCAACACGCTGGCGGCATATCGCAGGGATCTGGAACGCGCGGGCGAGATCGTCGGCCCTCTCGCAGATGCAACTCGCGCCGATCTCGCCCGGCTGGGGCAGGCCTGGAGCGCGCTTGCGCCATCGACGGTCGCGCGCAAGGCCTCCGCGCTGCGGCAGTTCTATGGGTTCCTGGTCGACGAAGGCTTGCGCGAGGACGATCCTTCGCCGGCCCTCCCGCGCCCGGCGGCGAGGCGCCCGCTGCCGAGGATACTGTCTCACGACGAGGTCGGGATCCTGTTCGCCAGAGCGGAAGAGGACGCGCGCGGCGATGCGCCCGCAGCGGTTCGTATGCTGACGCTTCTCGAGCTGCTCTACGGGTCAGGCTTGCGTGCCACCGAGCTGGTTTCGCTACCGCTTGCCGCCGTGCCGCGCGACGCGCCGTTTCTGACGATCACGGGGAAAGGCGGGCAGACGCGCATGGTGCCGGTAAGCGGCCGTGCCCGGTCGGCGCTTTCGCGCTGGCTCGCGCTGCGTCCCGCGGGCGGACGATACGTGTTCCCCTCGCGCAGCGGCAAGCATCTGACCCGCATCCGCCTGTTTCAATTGCTCAAATCGCTGGCCACTAGCGCCGGTCTGGATGCGGAGAAAGTCAGCCCTCACGTCCTTCGCCATGCCTTCGCGACTCATCTGCTGGAAGGGGGCGCAGATCTGCGCGTGCTCCAATCGCTGCTCGGCCATGCCGACATTGCCACGACGCAGATCTACACCCACGTCGACAGCGCGCGTCTGGTGACATTGGTCAACGAACGGCATCCCCTTGCCGTTCGCGACGGCGCGGACTAGGCGCTGAGGCATGATCTCCTACCTCGAATTCGAGAAGCCCGTGGCGCAGCTCGATGCGCGTATCGCCGAACTTCGTACCGCCGCCGAGGGCGACGATGTCGATATCTCGACCGAGCTTGCACGGCTCGAGCGCAAGAGTACCGATCTTCTGGCAAGCACTTATGCGTCGTTGACGCCGTGGCAGAAGACGCAAGTTGCGCGCCATCCTTCGCGGCCGCATTTCCGCGACCTTGTTCGCCATGCATTCGACGAGTTCATCCCCCTCGGCGGCGATCGCTACTACGGCGAGGACGAGGCGATCCTGGGCGGTTTCGCAAAGCTGCGGGGGCGGCGGGTGATGTTGATCGGCCACGAGAAAGGTCACGACACCGAGAGCCGGCTGAAACACAATTTCGGCATGGGCAAGCCGGAGGGCTATCGCAAGGCCATCCGCCTGATGGACATGGCGGGCCGCTTCGGATTGCCGGTGGTGACGCTGGTCGACACTTCGGGTGCGTTCCCGGGCGTCGAAGCGGAGGAGCGAGGACAGGCCGAAGCGATCGCCCGCTCGACCGAAGCATGCCTTGCGCTGCCCGTGCCGATGGTTGCGACCATCGTGGGGGAGGGCGGCTCGGGCGGTGCGGTCGCGCTGGCGAGCGCCGAGCGCGTGCTGATGCTCGAACACGCGGTCTATTCGGTGATCTCGCCCGAAGGCTGCGCATCGATCCTCTGGCGCACGGCCGACAAGGCGCCCGATGCGGCCGAGGCGATGAAAGTCACGGCCCAGCATCTCGAAGCGCTCGGCGTAATCGATCGTATCGTTCCCGAACCGGTGGGGGGCGCGCATCGCAATCCGGAAGCGGCGGCCCAGGCGCTGGCCCAGGCGATCGACGAGGAACTGGAGGCGCTGGAGCCTCTCGGGCCCGATGAGCTTCGCCGAGCCCGCGAAGAGCGTTTCCTGCGGATCGGGGCGGCCTGAGCGCGCAAGCTGAAGGCAATCGACGCCCGAAAGACCCTGCGTCGCGGGGTGAGCCATATCGGGCCCATGGGAACAAAGTTCGCCTGTTCAGGGTTCGTTTTCAAGGATCAATCGCAGCGGTGGAAGGAACGCCGCGCGCTCGGAGGAGACTTGGCACCATGCCTCGAATCAGTAAAGTCGCTCTTGGTTCCACCGCGGCATTATCGCTCGCGCTGACGTCGTGCATGGGTGCCGGGGCCAATATTCCCAGCGCATCGACCCCGATCACGCAGGCGGAAGCGCGGACCGGCGCGGAAGCCCATCCGCAGCTGCTCGCGGAATTCGGCGGCGCGATGAGCGGCCCTCACGCGCAATATGTCGAGCAGGTGGGGCGGAATATCGCCGTGCGATCGGGACTGGGCAATGCCCAGTCGGACTTCACGGTGACTTTGCTCAACAGCTCGGTCAACAACGCCTTCGCCATTCCCGGCGGCTACATCTACACGACGCGCCAGTTGGTCACGTTGATGAACAACGAGGCTGAGCTGGCGGGCGTGCTGGGGCACGAAGTGGGGCACGTCGCCGCGCGTCATTCGCAGCGCCGCCAGGCCGAGGCGCAGCAAAACACGCTTTTCGGCGTTGCGGGCGCCATTCTCTCGGGAATCTTCCTGGGCGACAGCGGCATCGGCCAGCAACTTTCGCGCGGCTTCCTGCAAGGCTCGCAATTGCTGACGCTGCGCTTCTCGCGCAGTCAGGAGTTGCAGGCGGACGAGCTGGGGATTCAGTATCTGACACGGGCCGGTTACGATCCGCATGCCATGGCCACCGTTCTGCAAAGCCTCGCCGCGCAGAACGCGCTGGATGCTTCGTTGCAAGGGCGGGGCGATGCAAGGGTGCCCGAATGGGCCTCCACCCACCCCGACCCTGCAAGCAGGGTCCAGGCCGCGATGCGGCGTGCTGCCGGGACAACCGGGGTGACCAACCGCGATACCTTTCTGACCCGGATCGACGGGCTGGTCTATGGCGACGATCCGAAGCAGGGCATTATCGAAGGGCGGCAGTTCATCCATCCCGAGCTGCGGCTGTCGTTTACCGCGCCGCAGGGCTTCTACATGGTCAACGGCACGCGAGCGGTCTCGATCAACGGCCAGAGCGGCCAGGGGCAGTTGAGCACCGCACCTTACGACGGCAATCTCAGCAACTATGTGCATCGGGTATTTCGTGCGCTCGGCGGAAACCGGCAGACGCTTGCGCCGGCTGCGCTCCAGCAGACGACCGTCAACGGCCTGCCTGCCGCATACGGAACCGCGCGCGTCAACAGCGGCAACGGGCAGGTCGACGTGGTGGTGTTCGCTTACGAATTCTCGAACGGGCAGGCGTATCATTTCGCCACACTCAGCCAGGCCGGCCGTTCGGGCGTGTTCACGCCGATGTTCAATTCGATGCGTCGCATCAGCCGGGCAGAGGCCAATCGCGTCGTTCCGCGACGGATCGATGTCGTGACGGTGCGCAGCGGCGACACCGTTTCGTCGCTCGCAAATCGCATGGCTTACGATACCGCCAGGGAACAGCGGTTCCGCGTGCTGAACGGCCTGGGTTCGCGCGATACGCTGCGGGCGGGGCAGAAGGTGAAGATCGTGGTGCGGGGGAGCTGAACAACCTGGTAAATGAAAAGGGCGGCGGGATCTCTCCCGCCGCCCTCTAGTCCAAATGCTTGACGCTATCCGTTGATTAGCCCTCGGCTGCAACGAGGTCGTCAGAAACGGCGGAGAACGTCGCCGACAGATTGCTGCCCAGCGTGGACATAGCAGTGATCGCGGCAACGGCGATCAAGGCGGCAATCAGGCCGTATTCGATGGCGGTGGCACCCTGCTCGTCGCGGAGCAGCTTGTTGATGAACTTCATTTCTAGTCTCCTGGTCCAGTCTTCGATTCCCGAACTCTTTCCAGCAACGCGGAACGAGCAGCTAATGGAAATAGGTGTGGAGAATTGATAAAATACTAAGGGACGCGGTCCCCAATTTTCCTCAGCCTCTTTCCTTCGTGACCTCGGTCGAAACCGCGCTCCACATCACAGTGGTTTTGTCGGCGACTTCCGTAAATGCGCCGATGCACGCGACAACGATCAGCGTCACGATCAGGCCGTATTCGACTGCGGTTGCACCGCGAGTATCGCGTCCGATGCGCGTCAGAATAGTCTTCGACTGCATTGGATGCCCCCGATACGGTCCTGTATGCGGCTTGTCGCACCCGATCCCTTAAGAAATGGTTCCCGCGAGCGTTCGAGATGGAAAAATTGCCGACATGGATCGCCGTCGTTGCGCTGGCATTGCGGCGCCGCGATGGACGATGGCTGATGCACCGGCGCCCACCGGGCAAGCATCACGGGGGCCTGTGGGAGTTCCCGGGGGGCAAAGTCGAAGAGGGGGAAACACCTGATTTTGCCTTGAAAAGGGAAATTCAGGAGGAACTGGGAATCGGTCTCGACCGGGAGCTTCTGATTCCGGTTTCCTTCGCACAGACTGCGCGGGACGACGAGCGACCCGGGATTGTCATCCTGCTTTACACCGCCACCCGCTGGGAAGGGCAGCCGCGATCACTCGAAGGGGGCGAGATTGCATGGTGGACTCCGGGAGAGATTCGCGAACTGGACAAGCCGCCGTTGGACATCGCGCTGTGCGAATCGCTGTTTTCACAACGATTTGACGATCCGGGGCGATAGGGGATTGCAAAGGTCGAATCCGCCTCCTATGTGGCGCCCTCCAAGCGCGCCCGTAGCTCAGCTGGATAGAGCACCAGACTACGAATCTGGGGGTCAGAGGTTCGAATCCTTTCGGGCGCGCCACTCTTTCTTTTTCATTGCAGGTTCCCGCTATTTTACGGCGGGTAACCAGAGCAGGATGTCTAGGAGAGCCAATCTCTCCTGGTGATTTCTGTTATGTGAACTCACGCTGTCGCGGCAGTTTCCTTGATCCTCCGGGAGTTACGATAGTTCGGGCTGGGGAGCACCCGCCGGTGTGCCATATTGGACTCCCCTGGATGTGGCGAAATCGATAAATGTTCGCAAAGGAACCGGAATGCGGCGGCGACTTGGGTAATAGAGGAAGAGGCCGGGATAGGTTGGGCACCAGTCCTCAAGCACCCGTACGACGCGGCCATTTGCCAACAGCGGCTGCGCCAGACTTTCCAGGACGTTGGCGATGCCGAGCCCGTCGGATGCTGCACGCAAGCTGTTGTGCTGACTATCCAGGGTCAGAGGCCCGTTAACATCGATTTCGATCTTCTTTGCGTTCTTCGCAAATTCCCAAGCGTAACGTGTTCCGCTGGGAAAACGGTAGCGAATGCAGGCATGTGCTGCGAGATCGGCAGGGACTTTCGGCTTCGGGTATCGGCGGAAATAGTCTGGTGAAGCCACGATGGCATCGCGTTGTTGCGGGCCGAGCTTGACCGCGATCATGTCTCTTTGCAGGCGTTCGCCGAAGCGAATGCCGGCATCGTATCCTTCAGCCACAATATCGACCAGACTGTCATTGGCCGAAATTTCCAGGTGAATCGCAGGATAAGTCTGCAAGAATGGCTTCATGATCGGGGCAAGGATAACCTCGACGGCCACTTGCGGGGCATTCAGTCTAAGCGTACCCGCCGGCTGTTCGCGGAAGTTGTTGACCGCATCGAGAGCATTTTCAAGGCCGTCGAAAGCGGGCCGCAGATGCTCGAGCAGCCGGTGGCCCGCCTCAGTGGGAGCCACGCTGCGAGTAGTGCGATTGAGCACCCGGACACCCAGCCGATCTTCAAGAGTCCGAATTCGATGACTGATTGCCGACGGTGTGATGCCGAGGTCGACGGCTGCCCTGCGGAAGCTGCGGCGCTCGGCCACCGCCGCAAAAGTCATCAGATCGGAAATGTCGGCCGGTCGCATTGATGAATCTCACTCACCAGATCAATCGAGATTATATCCATTAAAGAAACGATCCCCAAATGCCACTTTCCGGTCCGACGCCGACAAACCCGTGAGCCGGAGTGGACCGTGCATCGTCATTCTCGAATTGCCATCCCAACCGATGGTTTCTGGCCAACGGTTCCGAACGTTCAAGCGGGGAAGAGGCTCGGTTGTCGCTCCGACCGCCGGACGAATGATCCCTATCAAGGAAAGAATGGACAACCCATGAGTACAGACTTGGAAAACCCAGCCTCCACGCCGACGCCGCCGCGAACCCTGGACCGTAAGGTGGCGGTGGTGACTGGCGCAAGTTCTGGCATTGGCCGCGCGACGGCGATCGAGCTGGCGCGGCGGGGCGCCGCAGTTGTCGTGAGTGCGCGTCGCGCGGATAAAATCGATGCTTTGGCGGATTCATTGGCAACCGAAGGACACGACGTCCTGTCCGTACCGGCCGATGTGGTGCAAGCTTCGGATATCGAACACCTTATCGAGGCGACTGTAGAGCGGTTTGGGCGTGTGGATATCGCCTTTAACAATGCAGGCACGGAAGGTGTCTTCGCCCCTTTCGAGGAACAGACCGACGAAACGTTCGACCTGGTCTTCG
The sequence above is a segment of the Pelagerythrobacter marensis genome. Coding sequences within it:
- a CDS encoding acetyl/propionyl/methylcrotonyl-CoA carboxylase subunit alpha codes for the protein MFKKILIANRGEIACRVIKTARRMGIATVAVYSDADARAPFVRMADEAVHIGPAAASESYLQAEKIIAAARQTGAEAVHPGYGFLSERASFVEALDKEGIVFIGPPANAIAAMGDKIQSKKIAREAGVNVVPGFVGEIRDTDHAVEISNEIGYPVMMKASAGGGGKGMRLAYSEKDVREGFEATKREGLNSFGDDRVFIEKFIEDPRHIEIQILGDKHGNIIYLNERECSIQRRHQKVVEEAPSPFVTPKMRKAMGEQCVALSKAVGYYSAGTVELIVSGADTTGESFYFLEMNTRLQVEHPVTEAITGVDLVEQMIRVAAGEKLTMAQEDVKIDGWAIENRVYAEDPYRGFLPSTGRLVHYRPPVEPWADDGAENGRRGVDGVRVDDGVFEGGEVSMFYDPMIAKLITWGETRDDAADLQVAALDAFRIEGLGHNVDFLSAIMQHPRFRSGELTTGFIAEEYPEGFAGAPASDELKRVLAAVGGVIATADADRARRIDQQLDREFYAPGDWTVRIGEREENANTYEVRLAEDAITVDGEPVALEMEYTPGETMVEVVHGGTDGDTGTALTLQLKPTRTGYAITTRGATHSLRILQSRIAHLAEHMIEKEPPDLSKMLICPMPGLLVKLHVSEGEEVQPGQPLATVEAMKMENILRAEKAGTIGKINAAQGDSLAVDEVILELE
- a CDS encoding tRNA-binding protein is translated as MHLNHSPDTPAADETDFETFLKADIRVGTIVSAEPFPEARKPSYRLWIDFGPAIGEKKSSAQIVANYSLEDLPGRQVAAVVNFPPRQIGPMMSEVLTLGFADENGDVVLFRPDKPVPNGSRLF
- a CDS encoding DUF488 domain-containing protein is translated as MPSRIWTVGYEQITQSALVECLVNAAVEVLADVRYLPLSRRPGFSKNSLRAAVEEAGIGYRHFRHLGTPTEGRAAARRGDLAELDRIYSGQLELPEALAQMAELRTLAETGRVALLCYERKAAECHRSLLVSALFDGFERVDLLPELVRG
- the aroB gene encoding 3-dehydroquinate synthase, which gives rise to MAVVPVELGGRSYKVRIAPNLLAEAGQHCLPLLRKNSVSIVTDTNVAGDWRKIVERSFDQAGIATRWLVLDPGESTKSWAGLEQVTDWLLAGQVERGDHVVALGGGVIGDLVGFAAAILKRGCRFIQLPTSLLAQVDSSVGGKTAINAGAGKNLIGAFHQPSLVLADLSALTTLPDRQMRAGYAEVLKYGVLGDRTFFDWLVENGAAVLARESDALEHAVATSVAAKARIVAEDERETADLRALLNLGHTFGHALEAETGFSDRLLHGEAVALGMVLAARYSARLDLISTDDATRVAQAVETAGLPSEIAALGLDCDGRRLAEHMLHDKKMDAGTLPFILLNGIGSAFVARDVALADVAAFLDEQLPAH
- a CDS encoding shikimate kinase, which codes for MTQADEKLSDAEIARIAHRIDRPIALVGLMGVGKSTVGRKLAALLGKDFVDADEAIEEAAQMTVADIFEQFGEAYFRDGERRVIARLIEEGHGVIATGGGAFVKEETRTLLLDRAIPIWIDCDVDTLVERTARRDVRPLLRDGDPHEILTRLRREREPFYALAPIRITGENRPHVDTAMAIIGAIDRWL
- a CDS encoding tyrosine recombinase, translated to MAAPVEDFLAMLAAERGAASNTLAAYRRDLERAGEIVGPLADATRADLARLGQAWSALAPSTVARKASALRQFYGFLVDEGLREDDPSPALPRPAARRPLPRILSHDEVGILFARAEEDARGDAPAAVRMLTLLELLYGSGLRATELVSLPLAAVPRDAPFLTITGKGGQTRMVPVSGRARSALSRWLALRPAGGRYVFPSRSGKHLTRIRLFQLLKSLATSAGLDAEKVSPHVLRHAFATHLLEGGADLRVLQSLLGHADIATTQIYTHVDSARLVTLVNERHPLAVRDGAD
- a CDS encoding acetyl-CoA carboxylase carboxyltransferase subunit alpha: MISYLEFEKPVAQLDARIAELRTAAEGDDVDISTELARLERKSTDLLASTYASLTPWQKTQVARHPSRPHFRDLVRHAFDEFIPLGGDRYYGEDEAILGGFAKLRGRRVMLIGHEKGHDTESRLKHNFGMGKPEGYRKAIRLMDMAGRFGLPVVTLVDTSGAFPGVEAEERGQAEAIARSTEACLALPVPMVATIVGEGGSGGAVALASAERVLMLEHAVYSVISPEGCASILWRTADKAPDAAEAMKVTAQHLEALGVIDRIVPEPVGGAHRNPEAAAQALAQAIDEELEALEPLGPDELRRAREERFLRIGAA